One Halobacterium zhouii genomic region harbors:
- a CDS encoding DUF892 family protein: MPVNTLEELFEHELQDIYFAEHELLDVLEELAEQTEDEEIAQAFRDHREETEHHVERVEQVFDMIGEPPEEAECKGIEGLVEEHDQFMNRSPDQAIADVYNLTAAQKTEHYEIAAYGNLALLADRLGMDEAGDLLHENLEEEEDALDTLATLTEEHDYAQLMD, encoded by the coding sequence ATGCCTGTCAACACACTCGAGGAGTTGTTCGAGCACGAACTCCAAGACATCTACTTCGCGGAGCACGAACTGCTCGACGTTCTCGAGGAGCTCGCCGAACAGACGGAGGACGAGGAGATCGCACAGGCGTTCCGCGACCACCGCGAGGAGACCGAGCACCACGTCGAGCGCGTCGAACAGGTGTTCGACATGATCGGGGAACCGCCCGAGGAGGCCGAGTGCAAAGGAATCGAGGGGCTGGTCGAGGAACACGACCAGTTCATGAATCGGAGTCCGGACCAGGCTATCGCAGACGTCTACAATCTCACCGCGGCCCAGAAGACCGAACATTACGAGATCGCCGCGTACGGCAATCTGGCGCTGCTGGCGGACCGACTGGGGATGGACGAGGCTGGCGACCTCCTCCACGAGAATCTGGAGGAGGAAGAGGACGCACTCGATACGTTGGCGACGCTGACCGAAGAGCACGACTACGCCCAACTGATGGACTGA
- a CDS encoding PRC-barrel domain containing protein: MDPVSFDDEDVGKTVVNDDGEEIGLVVEIRHGTAYVEPDPDGFDKVKSKLGWEDTDEEAYPLQDGQVALMTEDEIHLGEL, encoded by the coding sequence ATGGACCCTGTCTCATTCGACGACGAGGACGTGGGAAAGACGGTTGTGAACGACGACGGCGAGGAGATTGGACTGGTCGTCGAGATCCGTCACGGAACAGCGTACGTCGAGCCGGATCCGGACGGATTCGACAAAGTGAAATCCAAGTTGGGTTGGGAGGACACGGACGAGGAGGCCTACCCCCTCCAGGATGGACAGGTGGCGCTGATGACCGAGGACGAGATCCATCTCGGGGAGCTGTAA
- a CDS encoding glycoside hydrolase family 15 protein: protein MGYSPIENYGVIGNLETCALVGANGSIDWFCLPHLESTSVFAAILDDTDGGHFSIQPRDSFESEQQYVDQTNVLETRFSTADGEAVLTDFMPVARAQSTTSLISPSLVRRVTCTSGSVKLDVEFRPRFDYARANTVLEPTEYGVVARGNAEQLNLHGSLSVDTDSDSAHTTDSLEAGESAWYLLQYGQPELDLPAYEELFEDTVGYWQSWVRRCKWETEQAGEWSGEAVRSLLLLKLLIHQPTGAIAAAPTTSLPEVIGGVRNWDYRFSWIRDSALTIRSLARMGCREEARGFVEWCRNIMYKGDPKGDTDPFYQPLYGLHGDMDTEEQTLFHLEGYRQSAPVRIGNAASKQRQTDVYGELVLAIYEMLRYQETITERLWQTVWDIVEFVCEIWREPDKGIWEVRSGSRHFVHSKVMCWVAIDRGIRMATTGGFDAPLDHWRQVREEIKQTILDRGYDEELGAFVRAFDSTELDASALRMSILEFLPPDDPRILSTIDVIQDRLATDEGLVYRYFGDDGVPGHENPFVLCSFWLVQSLLLAERHEEAHEIYENVLEYVSPVGLFAEELDPETGEHRGNFPQAFSHIGLIQCALYLHTSEPNSPSPDANPTW, encoded by the coding sequence ATGGGGTACTCGCCGATAGAGAACTACGGCGTCATCGGGAACCTCGAAACGTGTGCGCTCGTCGGAGCGAACGGGTCCATCGACTGGTTTTGCCTCCCGCATCTCGAGTCGACGAGCGTCTTCGCGGCGATCCTAGACGACACCGACGGCGGCCACTTCAGCATCCAACCACGCGACTCATTCGAATCAGAACAGCAGTACGTCGACCAGACGAACGTCCTCGAAACCAGGTTCTCGACAGCCGACGGCGAAGCGGTCCTCACGGATTTCATGCCGGTGGCAAGGGCCCAATCCACGACGAGCCTCATCAGTCCCTCCCTCGTTCGAAGGGTCACCTGCACGAGCGGGTCGGTCAAACTCGACGTCGAGTTCCGTCCCCGATTCGACTACGCACGCGCTAATACGGTCCTCGAACCCACCGAGTACGGCGTCGTAGCACGCGGGAACGCCGAGCAACTCAACCTCCACGGGTCGCTGTCCGTCGACACCGACAGCGACTCCGCTCACACCACCGACTCCCTCGAGGCGGGCGAATCGGCGTGGTACCTCCTCCAGTACGGGCAGCCGGAACTCGACCTGCCGGCCTACGAGGAACTGTTCGAGGACACCGTCGGTTACTGGCAGAGCTGGGTCCGTCGCTGCAAGTGGGAGACCGAGCAGGCCGGCGAGTGGTCTGGGGAGGCGGTCCGGTCGCTGTTGCTCCTGAAACTGCTCATCCACCAGCCGACGGGGGCGATCGCCGCCGCGCCGACCACGTCCCTTCCGGAGGTCATCGGCGGGGTGCGGAACTGGGACTACCGATTCAGCTGGATCCGGGACTCCGCGCTCACCATCCGCTCGCTCGCCAGGATGGGCTGTCGGGAGGAGGCCCGCGGGTTCGTCGAGTGGTGCCGGAACATCATGTACAAGGGAGATCCGAAGGGAGACACAGACCCGTTCTACCAGCCGCTCTACGGGTTACACGGCGATATGGACACCGAGGAGCAGACGCTCTTCCACCTCGAGGGATACCGTCAATCCGCGCCGGTTCGCATCGGCAACGCCGCGTCCAAACAGCGCCAGACCGACGTCTACGGGGAACTCGTGCTCGCCATCTACGAGATGCTGCGGTACCAGGAGACCATCACAGAGCGACTGTGGCAGACCGTCTGGGACATCGTGGAGTTCGTCTGTGAGATCTGGCGGGAACCCGACAAGGGAATCTGGGAGGTCCGCAGCGGCTCGCGTCACTTCGTTCACTCGAAGGTGATGTGTTGGGTAGCTATCGACCGCGGCATCAGGATGGCCACCACCGGCGGATTCGACGCTCCGCTCGACCACTGGAGGCAGGTCCGCGAGGAGATCAAACAGACGATACTCGACCGCGGCTACGACGAGGAACTCGGCGCGTTCGTTCGCGCGTTCGACTCGACAGAACTCGACGCGTCGGCGCTCAGGATGTCCATCCTCGAGTTCCTCCCGCCGGACGACCCCCGCATTCTGAGCACCATCGACGTCATCCAGGACCGACTCGCGACCGACGAGGGACTGGTGTACCGGTACTTCGGTGACGACGGAGTGCCGGGACACGAGAACCCCTTCGTGCTGTGTTCGTTCTGGCTCGTGCAGAGCCTGTTGCTCGCGGAACGTCACGAGGAAGCCCACGAGATCTACGAGAACGTCCTGGAGTACGTCTCCCCCGTCGGCCTGTTCGCGGAGGAACTCGACCCGGAGACCGGCGAGCACCGAGGGAACTTCCCGCAGGCGTTCAGCCACATCGGCCTCATCCAGTGCGCGCTCTACTTGCACACTTCGGAGCCGAACAGCCCGTCCCCTGACGCGAACCCCACCTGGTAA
- a CDS encoding GNAT family N-acetyltransferase, whose protein sequence is MTSSFRLSPQQIDNLVENLFDDDRLSEAFEDDDAVFLVSEADTGDESNGIVGFFWGTVRESHGDVRWLFVDPEYRGQGIGTQLFENGVEGLRDAGADTIRAFALQASLDGHQFFEQFGFEQTDERQVEVGDETLAQFVYTASSDDAVDSSADP, encoded by the coding sequence ATGACGTCGTCGTTCAGACTCAGCCCCCAACAGATCGACAATCTCGTCGAGAATCTCTTCGACGACGACCGGTTGTCCGAGGCGTTCGAGGACGACGACGCGGTCTTCCTCGTTTCGGAGGCCGACACCGGCGACGAATCGAATGGCATCGTCGGGTTCTTCTGGGGGACGGTCCGGGAAAGCCATGGCGACGTCCGCTGGTTGTTCGTCGACCCGGAGTACCGTGGCCAGGGCATCGGCACACAGTTGTTCGAGAACGGGGTCGAAGGGCTGCGTGACGCCGGCGCGGACACGATCCGTGCGTTCGCGCTGCAGGCGAGTCTCGACGGTCACCAGTTCTTCGAGCAGTTCGGGTTCGAGCAGACCGACGAACGGCAGGTCGAAGTCGGCGACGAGACGCTGGCTCAGTTCGTCTACACGGCGTCCAGCGACGACGCGGTTGACTCTTCGGCCGACCCGTGA
- a CDS encoding tyrosine-type recombinase/integrase produces MSGEVTGQQDGVDGDQDPIEFFLEDMVYHGKSERTRTAYGRVLREYEAFLDDGVTPRTAQRRDCLAWVHSLRSELAESTVATYASYLNRFYGYMTQVGEFDENPMALVMQEMDESIDTDPTRREVSVDGMRSFVDDIDHPLEHAVVLTLLKTGLRVGELCNLDLRDLNLGVPAVNDSYDLGTRAQLDGRLDTLYVDPDVARGETVNGEERTASNKRKRVTLVPVDPELRAALVRWLAIRPDTPSSAEPLFVSTRDSWGQRLTPDIVRSFVRSHAEDAGWYRVGGDAAENVTPHYFRHFFTTHLRDRTGDRGVVKYLRGDVADDIIDTYTHNWGDRVRSVYMDHIYSLV; encoded by the coding sequence ATGAGCGGCGAAGTCACTGGTCAGCAGGACGGAGTCGACGGCGACCAGGACCCCATCGAGTTCTTCCTCGAGGACATGGTGTATCACGGAAAGTCCGAGCGCACGCGAACAGCGTACGGACGGGTGCTCCGGGAGTACGAGGCGTTCCTCGACGACGGCGTGACGCCCAGGACTGCCCAGCGGCGCGACTGCCTCGCGTGGGTGCATAGCCTCCGTTCGGAACTCGCGGAGTCTACGGTAGCGACGTATGCATCCTACCTCAACAGGTTCTACGGCTACATGACCCAGGTCGGGGAGTTCGACGAGAATCCGATGGCACTCGTGATGCAGGAGATGGACGAGTCCATCGACACGGACCCAACGCGGCGCGAGGTGTCCGTAGACGGGATGCGGTCGTTCGTAGACGATATCGACCATCCGCTCGAGCACGCAGTCGTCCTCACTCTGCTGAAAACCGGGCTGCGGGTGGGGGAACTCTGTAATCTCGACCTCCGGGACCTCAATCTCGGTGTTCCGGCGGTAAACGACTCCTACGACCTGGGGACACGGGCCCAACTGGACGGCCGCCTGGACACGTTGTACGTCGACCCCGACGTGGCACGTGGTGAGACGGTGAACGGCGAAGAGCGGACGGCCTCGAACAAGCGAAAGCGAGTGACGCTCGTCCCAGTAGACCCCGAGTTGCGGGCCGCACTTGTTCGCTGGCTAGCGATTCGACCGGATACTCCCTCGTCGGCCGAACCGCTGTTCGTGAGCACGAGAGATTCGTGGGGACAGCGGCTCACTCCGGACATCGTCCGGTCGTTCGTCCGTAGCCACGCCGAAGACGCGGGGTGGTACCGCGTGGGTGGGGACGCCGCCGAGAACGTGACTCCCCACTACTTCCGGCACTTCTTCACGACGCATCTCCGGGACCGAACGGGCGACAGGGGTGTCGTGAAGTATCTCCGCGGGGATGTCGCGGACGACATCATCGACACGTACACGCACAACTGGGGTGATCGCGTTCGGTCGGTCTACATGGACCACATCTACTCGCTGGTGTGA
- a CDS encoding DUF5805 domain-containing protein produces the protein MADQRTDRAVVKTYVPPDQKQQWTEHAEDLDMSQSEFLRTMVQAGRRDFLSDVEEGGSPDANPRGGGLEDRVLESLSADEVVTWDELVATVSGDLEDRLDETIQSLTEAGQIRHDPREGGYTLPEDA, from the coding sequence ATGGCCGACCAGCGCACCGACCGCGCCGTCGTGAAGACGTACGTGCCGCCCGACCAGAAACAGCAGTGGACCGAACACGCTGAAGACCTGGATATGAGCCAGAGCGAGTTCCTACGGACGATGGTGCAGGCCGGACGTCGCGACTTCCTCAGCGACGTCGAGGAAGGTGGTTCTCCGGACGCTAACCCCAGGGGTGGCGGCCTCGAAGACCGTGTCCTCGAGTCCCTGTCTGCAGACGAGGTCGTGACCTGGGACGAACTGGTCGCGACAGTCTCCGGTGACCTCGAGGATAGACTCGACGAGACTATCCAGTCTCTCACTGAGGCGGGCCAGATTCGCCACGATCCACGCGAGGGTGGGTACACCCTTCCGGAGGATGCATGA
- a CDS encoding transposase, producing MSDPSDYPAQTRFQKAVRDLLESKPDAGILDITGRLDVPFRPDEDRREDPDYETEAVLRALFAKEVADWSFPELARRLANDPEAATALGFADGPPDQSSFWRYWESGYITDDLKASIKRKAGWTRNRARAENHPIGGSSLEPADAGGVSERTESRLIRERLRDVPREMVQLVADEWGYLPDRAQNLQYHRNAFLEMECAMGVRALAAEQGAEIYGDNTDRDSGGPTGDTHLHYIKQCDRDGIQRRAHNSIGLMVNQAKRHLEFDRPVDVAIDYTDVAYYGQDRDSKWVWDRTGYQDKDHDWAHRYASISIVGDNVRFVLGFLPVPEGKRPGAVVEELLGMAQAHVSIDTVYADRHFAATDIIRVLHEHRVNYVIPVPKNARIKRAIQRMSEDVAVKENYGFYGDQQGSGTRVRAETTLALVPATQSDADVTAFYTNEEVNDASAVERAETERVMNRYRRRWGIETQYRTLKTFLPWTTSNDPVVRLFHFAFGMLLYNLWRLIDFLIQQSIEVYETRSKPRVKAKRFINAVEARRLLT from the coding sequence ATGTCGGACCCGAGTGACTATCCAGCACAGACGAGATTCCAGAAGGCGGTCCGTGACCTACTGGAGTCGAAGCCCGATGCGGGAATTCTCGACATCACAGGCCGACTCGACGTTCCGTTCCGGCCTGACGAGGACCGACGCGAGGACCCTGACTACGAGACTGAGGCGGTTCTGCGGGCGCTGTTCGCCAAGGAGGTCGCCGATTGGTCATTTCCCGAGTTGGCGCGACGCCTCGCCAACGACCCCGAAGCGGCGACCGCGCTCGGATTCGCCGATGGTCCGCCCGACCAATCGTCGTTCTGGCGGTACTGGGAGTCTGGGTACATCACCGACGACCTCAAGGCCTCAATTAAACGGAAGGCGGGGTGGACGCGTAACCGCGCTCGTGCGGAGAACCACCCGATTGGAGGTTCGTCTCTCGAACCCGCCGATGCAGGTGGTGTATCGGAACGGACGGAGAGCCGCCTCATCCGCGAGAGGTTGCGGGATGTCCCCCGTGAGATGGTGCAACTTGTGGCGGACGAGTGGGGATACCTCCCGGACCGCGCGCAGAATCTGCAGTACCACCGCAACGCCTTTCTCGAAATGGAGTGCGCGATGGGGGTTCGAGCCCTCGCGGCGGAGCAGGGGGCGGAGATTTACGGCGACAACACCGACCGCGATTCGGGGGGTCCGACCGGGGACACCCATCTCCATTACATCAAGCAGTGCGACCGAGACGGGATTCAGCGCCGAGCGCACAATTCAATCGGCCTGATGGTCAATCAGGCGAAGCGACACTTAGAATTCGACCGGCCAGTGGATGTCGCCATCGACTACACCGATGTCGCGTACTACGGGCAGGACCGGGACAGCAAGTGGGTCTGGGACCGAACGGGGTATCAGGACAAGGACCACGACTGGGCGCACCGATACGCGTCCATCTCTATCGTGGGGGACAACGTGCGCTTCGTGCTGGGCTTCCTGCCGGTGCCCGAGGGGAAACGACCTGGCGCAGTCGTGGAGGAACTGCTGGGTATGGCTCAAGCGCACGTGAGTATCGATACGGTGTACGCCGACCGGCATTTCGCGGCAACGGACATCATTCGCGTGCTCCACGAACACCGCGTTAATTATGTCATCCCCGTCCCGAAGAACGCGCGAATCAAGCGGGCGATTCAACGGATGAGTGAGGATGTCGCAGTGAAGGAAAACTACGGGTTCTACGGCGACCAGCAGGGGAGTGGGACACGAGTGCGGGCGGAGACGACGTTGGCGCTCGTCCCAGCCACCCAGAGCGATGCTGACGTGACTGCCTTCTACACAAACGAGGAGGTGAATGACGCGAGCGCCGTCGAGCGGGCGGAGACGGAGCGGGTGATGAACCGCTATCGGAGGCGGTGGGGCATTGAGACGCAGTACAGGACGCTGAAGACGTTCCTCCCGTGGACGACCTCCAACGACCCCGTAGTTCGGTTGTTCCACTTCGCGTTTGGGATGTTACTGTACAACCTTTGGCGGCTGATTGACTTCCTCATTCAGCAGAGCATAGAGGTCTATGAGACGCGTAGCAAGCCGCGCGTGAAGGCCAAGCGGTTCATCAATGCGGTGGAAGCACGCCGTCTTCTCACGTAG
- a CDS encoding Cdc6/Cdc18 family protein yields the protein MIRDARVLQPEFVPGDIVHRTQEVRALSNALEPVTRGQTGETALLHGPSGSGKTCIARFATDRLRETVLDLTTQYVNCWEDYSRFKTLYRVLEGVDRTLNIHRQSTPKDELLERLREYDGPPYVVILDEVDQLEDTRVLYELYRTRGLTMVLIANREDALFGPLDDRVASRLRAATRIGFDCYTVDELVGILEPRVERGLREGAVTSAQLAMIADAAAGDARVGIEVLRVAARRASNQQLDSVSDDAIRNAVPEANAEIRQRNVEMLTADQRIVYEIIADREEVTPSELYAAYRERADDPKTNRTVRNYLQKMERYNLIRADGENRGRSYSSVL from the coding sequence ATGATACGCGATGCACGCGTCCTCCAGCCCGAGTTCGTCCCAGGAGATATCGTGCATCGCACCCAGGAGGTTCGTGCCCTGTCCAACGCACTCGAACCCGTCACAAGGGGGCAAACGGGCGAAACCGCGCTCCTCCACGGGCCGTCTGGCTCGGGGAAGACGTGCATCGCCCGCTTTGCCACGGACCGCCTCCGCGAGACTGTCCTTGACCTCACTACCCAATATGTGAACTGCTGGGAGGACTACTCGCGGTTCAAAACGCTCTACCGGGTTCTCGAAGGGGTCGACCGCACCCTAAACATCCACCGACAGTCAACGCCGAAGGACGAACTGCTTGAGCGCCTTCGAGAGTACGACGGCCCACCTTACGTCGTCATCCTTGACGAGGTTGACCAGTTGGAGGACACGCGCGTCCTCTACGAACTGTACCGTACGCGCGGGCTAACGATGGTGCTCATTGCCAATCGAGAGGACGCCCTGTTCGGCCCGCTGGATGACCGGGTGGCGAGTCGTCTTCGGGCGGCCACGCGAATCGGTTTCGACTGTTACACCGTCGATGAACTCGTCGGGATTTTGGAGCCCCGAGTTGAACGCGGACTTCGCGAGGGGGCCGTGACGAGCGCCCAGTTGGCGATGATTGCGGACGCGGCGGCGGGCGACGCACGTGTCGGTATCGAGGTGCTGCGGGTGGCCGCCCGGCGCGCGAGCAACCAACAGTTAGACAGCGTGTCGGACGACGCGATTCGGAACGCGGTTCCGGAAGCGAACGCGGAAATTCGCCAGCGGAACGTGGAGATGTTGACCGCCGACCAACGCATCGTCTACGAGATTATCGCCGACAGAGAGGAGGTAACGCCGAGTGAGTTGTACGCGGCGTACCGCGAACGGGCGGACGACCCGAAGACGAACCGCACCGTGCGAAACTATCTTCAGAAGATGGAGCGGTACAACCTCATTCGAGCGGACGGAGAGAATCGTGGACGGTCGTACTCCTCGGTTTTGTAG